One Desertibacillus haloalkaliphilus genomic window carries:
- a CDS encoding family 1 glycosylhydrolase, with protein MNLADVMPGGKVRLNVISKPGFDFKIDTKKYTTYPNHEAIDFYHRYADDIALFAELGFKTYRMSIAWSRIFPKGDELEPNEEGLAFYDRVFDECLKHGIEPVVTISHYEMPLYLITEYGGWRNREVISFFERYAITLFNRYKDKVKY; from the coding sequence GGATGAACCTGGCAGATGTGATGCCTGGTGGAAAAGTCCGTTTAAATGTCATCTCAAAACCCGGATTCGATTTTAAAATTGATACAAAGAAATACACGACATACCCAAACCACGAAGCGATCGATTTTTATCATCGTTACGCAGACGATATCGCATTATTTGCTGAATTAGGATTTAAAACATACCGTATGTCAATCGCTTGGTCTCGTATTTTCCCTAAAGGAGACGAGCTTGAGCCAAACGAGGAAGGCCTAGCATTTTACGACCGTGTATTCGACGAGTGCTTAAAGCATGGAATCGAGCCAGTTGTAACGATCTCCCACTATGAAATGCCTTTATATTTAATTACTGAGTATGGTGGTTGGAGAAACCGTGAAGTCATTTCATTCTTCGAACGCTATGCCATCACTTTATTTAACCGTTATAAAGACAAAGTAAAGTAC